Proteins encoded by one window of Centroberyx gerrardi isolate f3 chromosome 21, fCenGer3.hap1.cur.20231027, whole genome shotgun sequence:
- the stk11ip gene encoding serine/threonine-protein kinase 11-interacting protein, which produces MAVSHTGQSSLVHSLATLLRNDGDLVLDGSSTLTLQASSLQQLTRLFEQYLLSRSQQHGFLALPSHPADTASLLQLQFLFDVLQKTISLKLINPLGERLQSVVKIFPFKSLKCLELKRIPPHCLEGLRGIYSQLEVFTCSKSLSSLEELLSLCGGDLSSALPWLELHTLNFSYNSIVCLDQSLSLLNVLKFLDLSHNKIQECAEFMKPLSELEHLNLGYNCLQRAPTLGLSARAKLLTLILRNNELETINGVEQLSSLQHLDLAYNLLLEHSQLAPLSLLHCLNTLNLEGNPLYFQKTHRTCTVRHLSPKAAYLRLRLDGTQLSSSELSVLPKPGQLIGQSQTSPPVAMAPERGVQEVSSGAGELSDSMSVGEVGVTRIRRKKARSKVKVRRASISEPSDTDYEPRPQTSTHDIVLPHQQEIERMASFREQLGEDWLRYQHHLDGAAPSILTTPASAHQPAPLRQTLPNGLNVSPCPSSSPGHQPSPPPLEVPEVLPPPLLSSEPRVETSDGDADQETESTLQWPGQSPGHTESTLESSMMGSQAVSQEGVGSPGPEGLESHRPAGRERGDTKEEEEEEDLGVDLCPPLLVGVLSDKEEEDGEGRGDRRRREVFLLVKQGLVLEVDMQRGQERCRLELDSLARVDATEAAWTQGTEKMLPAVKLHFCYISRERRRRCYVMLDDDPQQALQALTDVLSRVAEENQRRDSEVRPSCVCLLCLRCGSEFALQAEENEEEVGGRGWGRGAAMLPEGVERLGGEDLIEAERGEDGKGNNIICPECGSDHLVQLPSRSAHSTSTPIRRPSGQDSGDASFTLDPVDITHTSRTANKQEDCTDGPASRDASLSSSPILEASTTTEAPTSSFVTAQGSSFFIGEGEGDTWAGRSLSYSTDCQSKEDLAGSYHYTATGATPPPGHSQVQVQHADRSSPSDELDLLSEDFEAVDHRLQLFLDVEVFKKEEELDFFLRMSTVKFGEPGEFPSLLVVSTQRIYFLEMTSETHGQLSDWLQKRDSHPITELSYLEVGLGSQSIHMEFEEGGVAYTLLVRDSSRCKRFFALLTGIVREMAPKSDSKLKSISTTRLNPQHHLWPLVCEDMQTDVEDGQLQFFYVLAFLLQEDSWTPLTVLATRETLYLLSEDHQWRKSSPSLTANENGGPCSGTVTVLETRPISCVSSVQLWSSDPYRMDIKLYDETVKQEKTWSVRSESVELLEGLLAWVRAQWEAMFGVKLSTSLQDAAT; this is translated from the exons ATGGCTGTATCTCACACTGGCCAGTCCTCCCTTGTACACAGCTTGGCCACCCTGCTCCGAAATGATG GCGACTTGGTGCTGGACGGCAGCAGCACACTGACCCTGCAGGCGTCCAGTTTACAGCAGCTGACCCGCCTGTTTGAACAGTACCTGCTGTCCCGCAGCCAGCAGCACGGCTTCCTGGCGCTGCCCTCCCACCCTGCCGACACCGCctccctgctgcagctgcagttcCTGTTCGACGTCCTGCAGAAGACCATCTCCCTCAAG CTCATCAACCCACTGGGGGAGAGGCTTCAGTCGGTGGTGAAAATCTTCCCATTCAAGTCTCTGAAATGCTTGGAG CTGAAGCGGATCCCCCCGCACTGTCTGGAGGGACTTAGAGGAATTTACTCCCAGTTGGAGGTCTTTACCTGCTCAAAGAGCCTCAGCTCCCTGGAG GAGCTGCTTTCCCTCTGTGGAGGCGACCTGAGCTCTGCGCTGCCTTGGCTGGAACTGCACACTCTCAACTTCAGCTACAACTCCATCGTCTGCCTTGACCAGTCACTG AGTTTACTGAACGTCCTGAAGTTTTTGGATCTAAGCCACAACAAGATTCAGGAGTGTGCTGAATTTATGAAG CCCCTGAGTGAATTGGAGCACTTGAACCTGGGTTATAACTGCCTCCAGAGGGCGCCAACGCTGGGCCTGAGCGCTCGGGCCAAACTCCTCACACTCATCCTCAGGAACAACGAACTGGAGACGATCAATG GTGTGGAGCAGTTGTCTTCTCTCCAGCACCTGGACTTGGCCTACAACCTCCTGTTGGAGCATTCCCAGCTGGCTCCCCTCTCCCTGCTACACTGCCTCAACaca CTGAACCTGGAGGGCAACCCGCTGTACTTCCAGAAGACCCACCGCACTTGCACCGTCCGGCACCTCTCCCCGAAGGCCGCCTACCTTAGA CTCAGACTTGATGGCACTCAGCTGTCCTCATCAGAGTTGTCA GTTCTGCCCAAACCAGGGCAGTTGATTGGCCAGTCACAGACCTCTCCTCCAGTTGCCATGGCACCAGAGCGGGGAGTCCAGGAAGTGTCCAGTGGAGCCGGGGAACTGAGCGACAGCATGTCAGTTGGGGAAGTGGGAGTCACACGTATTCGCAGGAAGAAAGCCAGA AGTAAGGTGAAAGTGAGGAGGGCCAGCATCTCCGAACCCAGTGATACAGATTATGAGCCCAGACCACAGACCTCAACACATG aCATCGTCCTCCCCCACCAGCAGGAGATTGAGCGCATGGCCAGCTTCAGAGAGCAGCTGGGCGAGGATTGGCTGCGGTACCAACACCATCTGGACGGAGCGGCGCCCTCTATCCTCACCACCCCTGCCAGCGCTCACCAGCCAGCGCCTCTCCGTCAAACCCTCCCCAACGGCCTCAACGTCAGCCCGTGTCCGTCCTCCAGTCCCGGGCACCAGCCCTCCCCGCCGCCCCTGGAGGTCCCGGAGGTCCTCCCCCCTCCGCTGCTCTCCTCGGAGCCTAGGGTGGAGACCTCCGATGGCGACGCGGACCAGGAGACGGAGTCCACCTTGCAGTGGCCCGGCCAGAGCCCCGGCCACACCGAGTCCACCTTGGAGAGCAGCATGATGGGCAGCCAGGCGGTCAGCCAAGAGGGGGTGGGCTCACCTGGGCCAGAGGGGCTGGAGTCCCACAGGCcggctggaagagagagaggcgacaccaaggaggaagaagaggaggaggatctgGGAG TGGACCTGTGTCCCCCCCTGCTTGTGGGGGTGTTATCcgacaaggaggaggaagacggggAAGGGCggggggacaggaggaggagggaggtgttTCTGCTGGTCAAACAGGGCCTGGTGCTGGAGGTGGACATGCAGCGTGGCCAGGAGAGATGCCGCCTGGAGCTGGACAGCCTGGCCAGGGTGGACGCCACAGAGGCCGCCTGGACCCAAGGG acagagaagatgcTTCCAGCCGTGAAGCTTCACTTCTGCTACatcagcagggagaggaggaggagatgctaCGTCATGCTGGATGATGACCCGCAGCAGGCGCTgcag GCTCTGACCGATGTGCTGTCTCGCGTGGCGGAGGAAAACCAGCGCCGTGACTCGGAGGTTCGCCCCAGCTGTGTTTGCCTGCTGTGCCTTCGCTGCGGGTCAGAGTTCGCGCTTCAGGCAGAGGAGAAcgaagaggaggtgggggggagaggTTGGGGGAGAGGGGCTGCGATGCTGCCTGAAGGCGTGGAGCGACTGGGCGGGGAGGACCTGATAGAGGCCGAGCGCGGTGAGGATGGCAAAG gaAACAACATAATATGCCCAGAATGCGGTAGTGACCATTTGGTCCAGCTGCCTAGCAGATCAGCTCACTCCACCAGTACGCCCATCCGCCGTCCCTCAGGGCAGGACTCTGGAGACGCATCATTTACCCTCGACCCCGTCGATATAACTCACACCAGTCGCACTGCCAATAAG CAGGAAGACTGCACAGACGGGCCAGCGTCTAGAGATGCCAGCCTTAGCAGCAGTCCCATACTGGAAGCGTCCACCACCACAGAAGCCCCCACCTCGTCCTTCGTCACTGCCCAGGGAAGCTCGTTTTTCATAGGGGAAGGCGAGGGCGACACCTGGGCTGGGCGCAGCCTCTCCTACAGCACAGACTGCCAGAGTAAAGAGGATCTGGCTGGGAGCTACCACTACACTGCTACTGGGGCTACACCGCCTCCAGGTCATAGCCAGGTCCAAGTCCAGCATGCAGACAGATCCAGCCCGAGTG ATGAGTTGGACCTGCTGTCTGAGGACTTTGAGGCGGTGGACCATCGGTTGCAGCTTTTCCTGGATGTGGAGGTCTTCAAGAAGGAAGAGGAGCTTGACTTTTTCCTCAGG ATGTCCACTGTCAAATTTGGCGAGCCTGGGgagtttccctctctcttggtTGTGTCAACCCAGCGGATCTACTTCCTGGAAATGACATCAGAGACCCA TGGCCAGCTATCCGATTGGCTGCAGAAGAGGGACAGCCATCCAATCACGGAGCTCAGTTACCTGGAGGTGGGGCTGGGCTCCCAGAGCATCCACATGGAGTTTGAAGAAGGGGGCGTGGCCTATACCCTCCTCGTACGGGACAGTTCACGCTGCAAACGCTTCTTTGCCCTCTTGACAG GAATTGTACGCGAGATGGCTCCCAAATCAGACAGCAAGCTGAAGTCCATCTCTACCACGAGACTCAACCCTCAGCACCATCTCTG GCCTCTAGTGTGTGaagacatgcagacagatgtGGAGGACGGCCAGCTGCAGTTCTTCTACGTTCTGGCTTTCCTCCTGCAAG AGGACAGCTGGACTCCGCTGACGGTGCTGGCAACTCGGGAAACCCTGTACTTGCTCAGCGAAGATCACCAGTGGAGGAAGAGCTCGCCCAGCCTGACAGCCAATGAAAACGGAGGACCCTGCAGCGGGACGGTCACGGTTCTGGAGACCCGGCCGATCAGCTGCGTGAGCTCGGTCCAGCTGTGGTCGTCGGACCCGTACAGGATGGACATTAAGCTTTACGATGAG ACTGTGAAACAGGAGAAGACCTGGTCCGTGCGCTCGGAGAGCGTCGAGCTGCTCGAGGGCCTGCTGGCCTGGGTCAGAGCCCAGTGGGAGGCCATGTTCGGAGTCAAACTCAGCACAAGCCTGCAAGACGCAGCAACAtga